TGACTTCTTCGACGCCGAGAAGTACCCGAAGGCCACCTTCGTCTCCACCGGCGTCCGCCAGAACGGCGACGACTACCTCCTCGACGGCGACTTCACCCTCAAGGGCGTCACCAAGCCCGTCACGCTCGAGCTCGAGTTCGAGGGCACCAACCCCGGCATGGGCCAGGGCGCCGTCGCCGGCTTCGAGGCGAAGGTCGTCATCAACCGCAAGGACTTCGGCATCGACATCGAGATGCCGCTCGAGGGCGGTGGCGTCGTCGTCGGCGACAAGATCACCATCACGCTCGAGATTGAGGCCCTGCAGGCCTGATCCGCACGATCCCCGATGGACCGGCACCGTGAGGTGCCGGTCCATTTGTGGTTTCGACACGCCGCGTGGCCGCTTCGCGTCC
The genomic region above belongs to Gordonia hongkongensis and contains:
- a CDS encoding YceI family protein, which encodes MTSATTVKAPIPAGTWTIDTVHSAVNFSVKHLMVSKVRGSFDTFSGTITVDENGTPAVQAEIDVTSINTRNEQRDGHIKSADFFDAEKYPKATFVSTGVRQNGDDYLLDGDFTLKGVTKPVTLELEFEGTNPGMGQGAVAGFEAKVVINRKDFGIDIEMPLEGGGVVVGDKITITLEIEALQA